Proteins from one Drosophila gunungcola strain Sukarami chromosome 3R, Dgunungcola_SK_2, whole genome shotgun sequence genomic window:
- the LOC128262157 gene encoding sterile alpha motif domain-containing protein 5-like isoform X9, which translates to MAVSNIVCEWLRALGLAQYAESFLDNGYDDLEICKQVGDPDLDAIGVENPAHRHKLLKSIRSLREKGAASVYFMLNDPNSLSGSMEILCETPPSNELELVLREQLETDGVRLTAHPYSTPVSSLRQKQRQQQQ; encoded by the coding sequence ATGGCCGTTAGCAATATTGTCTGCGAGTGGCTAAGAGCTTTGGGCCTGGCCCAATACGCCGAGAGCTTCCTGGACAATGGCTACGACGACTTGGAGATCTGCAAACAGGTCGGTGATCCCGATCTGGACGCCATCGGCGTTGAGAATCCTGCCCATCGACACAAGCTGCTGAAAAGCATCCGATCGCTGAGGGAAAAGGGCGCTGCCTCCGTCTATTTCATGCTCAACGATCCGAACTCGCTTTCCGGCAGCATGGAGATCCTCTGCGAAACACCGCCCAGCAACGAACTGGAACTCGTCCTGCGGGAGCAACTGGAAACGGACGGAGTCCGACTCACCGCGCATCCATACTCAACACCG